A single Deinococcus depolymerans DNA region contains:
- a CDS encoding branched-chain amino acid ABC transporter permease — translation MTALPFKPARTDRERLRRAAWLAGLGLLLLVLPRLIYPVLALDILAWGLFAVAFDLLFGFSGLLSFGHAAFWGTSAYVTAYLLSHGQGVPAALLGGTLSALVLAVPIGFLSVRSAGIYFSMITLAFAQMLSFLAQQWTDVTGGENGLQGFARPDLLGLDFSDAVTRYYFSLAVFAVGFLLAYRAVRSPFGQAQQAVRDNEPRAQSVGYNPLRFKFTAFLISAALAGLAGSLYTFGHGVVSLEVVNWRTSGEVVMMTLLGGTGTLFGPVIGAGLVLLLRDILTTANLPVGIVTGLVFVLVVLFFRRGVVGTVQHWTRGRPR, via the coding sequence GTGACGGCCCTGCCCTTCAAGCCCGCCCGCACCGACCGGGAGCGGCTCCGCCGCGCCGCGTGGCTGGCCGGGCTGGGCCTGCTGCTGCTGGTCCTGCCGCGCCTGATCTACCCGGTCCTGGCGCTGGACATTCTCGCGTGGGGCCTGTTCGCCGTGGCCTTCGACCTGCTGTTCGGCTTCAGTGGGCTGCTCAGCTTCGGGCACGCCGCCTTCTGGGGCACGAGCGCGTACGTGACCGCCTACCTGCTCTCGCACGGGCAGGGCGTCCCGGCCGCGCTGCTCGGCGGGACGCTCAGCGCGCTTGTCCTGGCCGTCCCCATCGGTTTCCTGAGCGTCCGCTCGGCCGGCATCTACTTCAGCATGATCACGCTGGCCTTCGCGCAGATGCTGTCCTTCCTCGCGCAGCAGTGGACGGACGTGACCGGCGGCGAGAACGGCCTGCAGGGGTTCGCGCGGCCCGACCTGCTCGGCCTGGACTTCAGTGACGCCGTCACCCGCTACTACTTCAGCCTGGCGGTCTTCGCCGTGGGGTTCCTGCTCGCGTACCGCGCCGTTCGCAGCCCCTTCGGGCAGGCGCAGCAGGCCGTCCGGGACAACGAACCGCGCGCGCAGAGCGTGGGGTACAACCCGCTGCGGTTCAAGTTCACCGCCTTCCTGATCAGCGCCGCCCTGGCCGGACTGGCGGGCAGCCTGTACACCTTCGGGCACGGCGTGGTCAGCCTGGAAGTCGTGAACTGGCGCACCTCCGGCGAGGTCGTGATGATGACCCTGCTCGGCGGGACCGGCACGCTGTTCGGGCCAGTCATCGGCGCCGGCCTGGTCCTGCTGCTGCGGGACATCCTGACGACCGCCAACCTCCCGGTCGGCATCGTGACCGGACTGGTCTTCGTGCTGGTCGTGCTGTTCTTCCGGCGCGGCGTGGTCGGCACCGTGCAGCACTGGACCCGCGGCCGGCCGCGCTGA
- a CDS encoding zinc-dependent alcohol dehydrogenase family protein: MRALMYEAFGVLPTIQTVPDPVPTPDGVVVEVGASGVCRSDWHGWMGHDPDIRLPHVPGHELAGTVVAVGAQVTAFRVGERVTVPFVAGCGRCGPCRAGDQQVCHAQFQPGFTHWGSFAPLVALGYADQNLVRLPDSMDFVTAASLGCRYSTAFRAVSQQGRVRGGEWVAVHGCGGVGLSAVQIAASLGARVIAVDIDDSKLALAAQLGAEHTLNATRLPDLPAVIADLSGGGAHLSLDALGHPQTLVNSVLCLRTRGRHVQVGLLLADQARPAVPMDRVIGRELELLGSHGMAAHTYPQMLGLIERGQLNPAALIGTRIDLAGAAQALVGMDTFAGVGVTVIDRF; encoded by the coding sequence ATGCGCGCCCTGATGTACGAAGCGTTCGGAGTCCTGCCCACCATCCAGACGGTGCCCGATCCGGTGCCCACCCCGGACGGCGTGGTCGTGGAGGTCGGCGCGAGCGGCGTGTGCCGCAGCGACTGGCACGGCTGGATGGGACACGACCCGGACATCCGCCTGCCGCACGTCCCGGGTCACGAACTGGCGGGCACGGTCGTGGCGGTCGGCGCGCAGGTCACGGCCTTCCGGGTGGGGGAGAGGGTCACCGTGCCGTTCGTGGCCGGCTGCGGCCGCTGCGGCCCCTGCCGCGCCGGGGATCAGCAGGTGTGCCACGCGCAGTTCCAGCCGGGCTTCACGCACTGGGGATCGTTCGCGCCGCTGGTGGCACTCGGGTACGCCGATCAGAACCTCGTCCGGCTGCCGGACAGCATGGATTTCGTGACGGCGGCCAGCCTCGGGTGCCGCTACTCCACGGCGTTCCGCGCCGTGTCGCAGCAGGGCCGCGTGCGGGGCGGCGAGTGGGTGGCCGTGCACGGATGCGGCGGCGTGGGGCTGTCTGCTGTGCAGATCGCGGCCAGTCTGGGCGCGCGCGTGATCGCCGTGGACATTGACGACTCGAAGCTCGCGCTGGCCGCGCAGCTGGGCGCGGAACACACCCTGAACGCCACCCGTCTCCCGGACCTGCCGGCGGTCATCGCCGATCTGAGCGGCGGCGGCGCGCACCTGTCCCTGGACGCGCTGGGTCACCCGCAGACCCTGGTGAACTCGGTGCTGTGCCTGCGCACCCGCGGCCGGCACGTGCAGGTGGGCCTGCTGCTGGCCGACCAGGCGCGTCCGGCCGTGCCGATGGACCGCGTGATCGGCCGGGAACTGGAACTGCTCGGCAGCCACGGCATGGCGGCGCACACCTACCCGCAGATGCTGGGCCTGATCGAGCGGGGTCAGCTGAACCCGGCGGCGCTGATCGGGACGCGCATCGACCTCGCCGGGGCCGCGCAGGCACTGGTCGGCATGGATACCTTCGCGGGGGTCGGTGTGACGGTCATCGACCGCTTCTGA
- a CDS encoding replication initiator protein A — MTRRKRPEKPAPTPLPDVSRIEEANVSRLGLISIQERVPDSFSSWTVDFNVDGRPARLTCDAMPKYGGVPHGLDGDIATALIDLYVETGCPADGLLNTSAYQILKRAGLDDSGRYYQNLRQTLFRLRTATYTASEAWRDHRRGNWTTVTFNYLEGLEFTSGDEDLGLSRSSTLKIRLAEPIVRSIRAQYTKPLDLEFLTSLDRPLTRALYRLLDARRYPPEDPTVPLPSFTVNLMDWAEACKIVDQRSNKIRSTLQGAHEELMERRYLSGVEYEGRGRTQKLTYRFAGTVTADANTPDGTDPRPVTSALAEELRRHRVSLAVAQRLTEEFGEAHVRERLEKFQRLISGGYRVRSRSALLVDVIRDQEGKYPDVAASTPPGKPEGRSSYMPTLDEAVNEPQPLEAQVDAALKTLQFLLRERLSVSEYALLRMGLIVGRPDPIEATRAASKAKVDGTLDAYTADLLLLLGELRTQA; from the coding sequence TTGACGCGAAGAAAGCGCCCGGAGAAACCAGCCCCCACTCCCCTGCCGGATGTCAGCCGGATTGAGGAAGCGAACGTCAGCCGTCTGGGCCTGATCAGTATTCAGGAACGCGTGCCGGATTCCTTCTCCTCATGGACGGTCGACTTCAACGTGGACGGGCGGCCCGCACGGCTGACCTGCGACGCCATGCCCAAGTACGGCGGCGTACCCCACGGCCTGGACGGCGACATCGCCACCGCCCTCATCGACCTGTACGTCGAGACCGGCTGCCCCGCCGACGGCCTGCTGAACACCAGCGCGTACCAGATCCTCAAGCGGGCCGGTCTGGACGACTCCGGGCGCTACTACCAGAACCTGCGGCAGACGCTGTTCCGGCTGCGTACCGCCACCTACACCGCCTCGGAAGCGTGGCGGGACCACCGGCGCGGCAACTGGACGACCGTGACCTTCAACTACCTCGAGGGCCTCGAGTTCACCAGCGGGGACGAGGACCTGGGCCTGAGCCGCAGCAGCACCCTCAAGATCCGGCTGGCCGAACCCATCGTCCGGTCCATCCGCGCCCAGTACACCAAACCGCTGGACCTGGAATTCCTGACCAGCCTCGACCGGCCCCTGACCCGCGCCCTCTACCGCCTGCTCGACGCGCGCCGCTATCCGCCGGAGGATCCGACCGTGCCCCTGCCGAGCTTCACGGTGAACCTGATGGACTGGGCCGAGGCGTGCAAGATCGTCGACCAGCGCAGCAACAAGATCCGCTCTACCCTGCAGGGCGCACACGAGGAACTCATGGAGCGGCGCTACCTCAGCGGCGTGGAATATGAGGGCCGGGGCCGGACCCAGAAACTCACGTACCGGTTCGCGGGCACCGTGACGGCCGACGCGAACACCCCTGACGGGACGGACCCGCGGCCGGTCACGTCCGCGCTTGCCGAGGAGCTGCGCCGTCACCGGGTGTCGCTGGCCGTCGCGCAGCGCCTGACCGAAGAGTTCGGCGAGGCGCACGTGCGGGAACGCCTGGAGAAATTCCAGCGCCTGATCAGCGGCGGGTACCGGGTCCGCAGCCGCTCGGCGCTGCTGGTGGACGTCATCCGCGATCAGGAAGGCAAGTACCCGGACGTGGCGGCCTCCACCCCGCCCGGGAAGCCCGAGGGGCGCAGTTCGTACATGCCCACCCTCGACGAGGCCGTGAACGAACCGCAACCGCTCGAGGCGCAGGTGGACGCTGCCCTGAAGACCCTGCAGTTCCTGCTGCGCGAGCGGCTGAGCGTCAGTGAGTACGCGCTGCTGCGCATGGGCCTGATCGTGGGCCGCCCCGATCCGATCGAGGCGACCCGCGCCGCCTCGAAGGCCAAGGTGGACGGCACGCTGGACGCCTACACGGCCGACCTGCTGCTGCTGCTCGGCGAACTGCGGACCCAGGCCTGA
- a CDS encoding TerD family protein gives MALSLSKGGNISLSKEAPNLTRILIGLGWDPRVSDGQQFDLDASAFLLTAAGRVRGDHDFIFYNQLRSQDGSVEHTGDNRTGEGDGDDESIKVDLSRIPADITRIVVGVTIDEADARRQNFGQVGGAFIRVVDEATGRELTRYDLGEDFSTETAVIFGELYRYSNEWKFRAVGQGFAGGLGPMARSYGVNV, from the coding sequence ATGGCACTGTCCCTGAGTAAAGGCGGCAACATCTCCCTGAGCAAAGAAGCCCCCAACCTGACCCGCATCCTGATCGGCCTGGGCTGGGACCCCCGCGTCAGCGACGGACAGCAGTTCGACCTGGACGCCAGTGCGTTCCTGCTGACCGCCGCCGGCCGCGTACGCGGCGACCACGACTTCATCTTCTACAACCAGCTGCGCAGTCAGGACGGCAGCGTCGAACACACCGGCGACAACCGCACCGGCGAGGGCGACGGGGACGACGAGAGCATCAAGGTCGACCTGAGCCGCATCCCGGCCGACATCACCCGGATCGTCGTGGGCGTGACCATCGACGAGGCCGACGCCCGCCGGCAGAACTTCGGGCAGGTGGGCGGGGCGTTCATCCGCGTGGTGGACGAGGCCACCGGCCGCGAACTCACCCGTTACGACCTCGGTGAGGACTTCAGCACCGAGACCGCCGTGATCTTCGGTGAACTGTACCGCTACAGCAACGAATGGAAGTTCCGCGCGGTCGGGCAGGGCTTCGCCGGCGGCCTGGGGCCGATGGCCCGCAGCTACGGCGTCAACGTCTGA
- a CDS encoding TerD family protein, which yields MVTFQTGQKIPLGQLTPSTHLTLSARVTGPASEYDLSLFGLDAAGKLSDDRYLVFFNQTATPEGAVQMQGGPRGEKVFTIDLSRLPATVRRLSLTASVDAGTFGQIDHAEITLSAGGQPVAAYRVTGRDFQQERAVMLLDVYHKDVWRVGAVGQGFSGGLDALVRHYGGEVADRPAPSRAAPPAPPRPAPAPTPAAPPPINLKKITLDKKGESTRISLKKSGQAEPIRVNLNWDRGGRRGGLFGRGAAADLDLGCMFVMNDGQRGVIQALGNSFGSERLLPHILLDKDDRTGAALDGENLTIFRPDLIHTVLVFACIYEGTNDFTQVGARLSLRDPQGNEIAMHLSNPDIQRTFCAIALIENVGGEIKVTKEERYFLGAQHCDEHYGFGFRWVAGSK from the coding sequence ATGGTGACCTTCCAGACCGGGCAGAAAATTCCCCTGGGCCAACTGACGCCCTCCACCCACCTGACCCTCTCGGCGCGCGTGACCGGGCCGGCCAGCGAGTACGACCTGAGCCTGTTCGGGCTGGACGCCGCCGGGAAGCTCAGTGACGACCGCTACCTGGTGTTCTTCAACCAGACGGCCACGCCGGAGGGAGCCGTGCAGATGCAGGGCGGTCCGCGCGGGGAGAAGGTGTTCACCATCGACCTGTCCCGCCTGCCCGCGACCGTCCGCCGCCTGAGCCTGACGGCGTCGGTGGACGCCGGAACGTTCGGGCAGATCGATCACGCCGAGATCACCCTGTCGGCCGGCGGGCAGCCGGTCGCGGCGTACCGCGTGACCGGCCGGGACTTCCAGCAGGAGCGGGCCGTGATGCTGCTCGACGTGTACCACAAGGATGTCTGGCGGGTCGGGGCGGTCGGACAGGGCTTCAGTGGCGGCCTGGACGCCCTCGTGCGGCATTACGGCGGCGAGGTGGCCGACCGGCCCGCGCCGTCCCGTGCGGCGCCCCCCGCGCCCCCGCGGCCCGCGCCGGCCCCCACGCCCGCGGCCCCGCCCCCCATCAACCTGAAGAAGATCACGCTGGACAAGAAGGGGGAAAGTACCCGCATCTCCCTGAAGAAATCCGGGCAGGCCGAACCGATCCGCGTGAACCTCAACTGGGACCGCGGGGGCCGCCGGGGCGGACTGTTCGGGCGCGGCGCCGCCGCCGATCTGGACCTGGGGTGCATGTTCGTGATGAACGACGGACAGCGCGGCGTGATCCAGGCCCTCGGGAACAGCTTCGGGTCCGAGCGGCTGCTGCCGCACATCCTGCTCGACAAGGACGACCGGACCGGCGCGGCCCTCGACGGCGAGAACCTCACCATCTTCCGCCCGGACCTGATTCACACCGTGCTGGTGTTCGCGTGCATCTACGAGGGCACGAACGACTTCACGCAGGTGGGGGCGCGGCTGTCGCTGCGCGACCCGCAGGGTAACGAGATCGCCATGCACCTGAGCAACCCCGACATCCAGCGGACGTTCTGCGCCATCGCCCTGATCGAGAACGTCGGCGGGGAGATCAAGGTCACCAAGGAGGAACGTTACTTCCTGGGAGCGCAGCACTGCGACGAGCACTACGGCTTCGGGTTCCGCTGGGTGGCCGGCAGCAAGTAA
- a CDS encoding DUF475 domain-containing protein, with the protein MINKEFGFAFIVTATALAGAFAYGLQTGGIGTALNYLFIALVLGVMEVSLSFDNAVVNASVLKNMSAVWQRRFLVWGILIAVVGMRLIFPVVIVAVTSGLGFGEVASLALNDSVRYAEYLEKAEVAISAFGGVFLLLVALNYLMDPEKDEHWLGSFERRLAGIGKLDTIQVVVTVIALMLATRFMVAPAEQITALMAGLTGVVLYLIMNAIGNLFDPDDMAARAGAAGLSAFLYLEVLDASFSLDGVIGAFAITKVVVIIAAGLAIGAVFVRSLTLFLVHRGTLAEYRYLEHGAHYGILALAVIMLLSTNRDLHIPEVVTGLIGVGFIGLSILSSLRANRRDALDGGHPQPE; encoded by the coding sequence ATGATCAACAAAGAATTCGGATTTGCCTTCATCGTCACGGCCACCGCACTGGCCGGGGCCTTCGCGTACGGCCTGCAGACCGGCGGGATCGGCACCGCCCTCAACTACCTGTTCATCGCGCTGGTGCTGGGCGTGATGGAAGTCAGCCTCAGCTTCGACAACGCCGTCGTGAACGCCTCGGTCCTGAAGAACATGTCGGCCGTGTGGCAGCGCCGCTTCCTGGTGTGGGGCATCCTGATCGCCGTGGTCGGCATGCGCCTGATCTTCCCGGTCGTGATCGTCGCCGTCACGTCCGGGCTGGGTTTCGGTGAGGTCGCCAGCCTCGCCCTGAACGACTCGGTCCGGTACGCCGAGTACCTCGAGAAGGCCGAGGTGGCCATCAGCGCCTTCGGTGGCGTGTTCCTGCTGCTCGTCGCCCTGAACTACCTGATGGACCCCGAGAAGGACGAGCACTGGCTCGGCAGCTTCGAGCGCCGCCTCGCCGGGATCGGCAAACTCGACACCATCCAGGTGGTCGTCACCGTCATCGCCCTGATGCTCGCCACGAGGTTCATGGTCGCCCCGGCCGAACAGATCACGGCGCTGATGGCCGGCCTGACCGGCGTCGTGCTGTACCTGATCATGAACGCCATCGGCAATCTCTTCGACCCGGACGACATGGCCGCCAGGGCCGGCGCGGCCGGCCTGTCCGCCTTCCTGTACCTGGAGGTGCTGGACGCCAGCTTCAGTCTCGACGGCGTGATCGGCGCGTTCGCGATCACCAAGGTCGTCGTGATCATCGCGGCTGGCCTCGCCATCGGCGCGGTGTTCGTGCGCTCCCTGACCCTGTTCCTGGTACACCGCGGCACCCTGGCCGAGTACCGGTACCTGGAACACGGCGCGCACTACGGCATCCTGGCGCTGGCGGTCATCATGCTGCTCTCCACGAACCGCGACCTGCACATTCCAGAGGTGGTCACGGGCCTGATCGGCGTGGGGTTCATCGGCCTGTCGATCCTCTCCTCCCTGCGTGCCAACAGGCGGGACGCGCTCGACGGAGGCCACCCGCAACCCGAATAG
- a CDS encoding ribokinase: MILVAGSANLDFITRVPHLPRPGETVLGRAFTTAPGGKGANQAVACARSGHPTRFFGALGNDSYAAPLRESLRASGVQDTSLTLDAPTGAAFITVADSGENVIAVASGANALLTPQREPDFTDVTHLILQLELPLDTVQAYARSARERGVTVVLNAAPAPASPLPADLLADVTVLVVNEGELTTLVGAGDRSQQLRAAQALGPQTVIVTLGGEGSAAVSGDQWIEVAAHPVTVRDTTGAGDTFVGVLTGALGAGLGLPQAMRDASVAASLACTGEGAQPSMPTREQIDRTLTDWP; encoded by the coding sequence GTGATTCTCGTTGCCGGCAGTGCCAACCTGGACTTCATCACCCGTGTCCCCCACCTGCCCCGCCCCGGCGAGACGGTCCTCGGCCGGGCCTTCACCACCGCCCCCGGCGGCAAGGGCGCCAACCAGGCCGTCGCCTGCGCCCGCAGCGGCCACCCCACCCGCTTCTTCGGCGCCCTCGGCAACGATTCCTACGCCGCTCCCCTCCGTGAGTCCCTGCGTGCCAGCGGCGTGCAGGACACCTCCCTGACCCTGGACGCCCCCACCGGCGCGGCGTTCATCACGGTCGCCGACAGCGGCGAGAACGTCATCGCCGTCGCGTCCGGTGCCAACGCCCTCCTGACCCCGCAGCGGGAGCCGGATTTCACGGACGTCACGCACCTGATCCTGCAACTGGAACTGCCGCTGGATACCGTGCAGGCGTACGCACGCTCGGCGCGGGAGCGGGGGGTGACGGTCGTCCTGAACGCCGCGCCCGCGCCCGCCTCGCCCCTTCCGGCGGACCTGCTGGCGGACGTGACGGTGCTGGTCGTGAACGAGGGGGAACTGACCACCCTGGTCGGCGCGGGTGACCGGTCGCAGCAGCTGCGGGCCGCGCAGGCGCTGGGGCCGCAGACGGTGATCGTCACGCTGGGCGGCGAGGGGAGCGCGGCGGTCAGCGGCGATCAGTGGATCGAGGTGGCGGCCCACCCGGTCACGGTGCGGGACACGACAGGAGCGGGGGATACCTTCGTGGGCGTGCTGACCGGGGCGCTCGGCGCAGGCCTGGGTCTGCCACAGGCCATGCGGGATGCGAGTGTCGCGGCCTCGCTGGCCTGCACCGGCGAGGGCGCGCAGCCCAGCATGCCCACCCGCGAGCAGATCGACCGCACCCTGACCGACTGGCCATGA
- a CDS encoding TerD family protein, translating into MALSLQKGQQISLTKTSGSTLSTVRMGVGWDGIRKKGFLGFGAGREAVDLDANALMFDAAGQLVDTVWFRQLQSKDGSVRHSGDNRTGDGDGDDETITIHLSRLARNVTTVILSVNNYSGQSFNRIETAYCRLINEQGEKELARYELAGQGEHNGLIMASLKRDGSDWTFRAIGAACSGRTYHDNLPDMRPHL; encoded by the coding sequence ATGGCACTGAGTTTGCAAAAAGGCCAGCAGATCAGCCTCACCAAGACCAGCGGCTCGACCCTGTCGACCGTCCGCATGGGCGTCGGCTGGGACGGCATCCGGAAGAAAGGCTTCCTCGGTTTCGGCGCGGGCCGCGAGGCGGTCGATCTCGACGCCAACGCCCTGATGTTCGACGCGGCCGGGCAGCTGGTCGACACCGTGTGGTTCCGGCAGCTGCAGAGCAAGGACGGCAGCGTCCGCCACAGCGGCGACAACCGCACCGGTGACGGGGACGGCGACGACGAGACCATCACTATCCACCTCAGCCGCCTCGCCCGGAACGTCACCACCGTCATCCTGAGCGTGAACAACTACAGCGGGCAGAGCTTCAACCGCATCGAGACCGCCTACTGCCGCCTGATCAACGAGCAGGGCGAGAAGGAACTCGCCCGCTACGAACTGGCCGGGCAGGGCGAACACAACGGCCTGATCATGGCCAGCCTCAAACGCGACGGCAGCGACTGGACGTTCAGGGCCATCGGCGCCGCCTGCTCCGGGCGCACGTACCACGACAACCTGCCCGACATGCGCCCCCACCTGTGA